The sequence accactaccaaaatgtagctaggaacgagatgaacaactttaacactagcactttggtgagatttccacttcttcttctccaaaccaagctttctcactctaaagtcaccatctctctctaaaataagttgggagtgttttgtgtgggtgaaaatgaggcttgaaagagccttggatcagttttgatgatcccaaaccgaccccaaagtgaaaagacacaaatgcCCCCAATTTAAACTCAAAACGAGTTCAAAATGGTCCTTCAGCActtctgtcgcgtttcgcgactacCTGTCGCATTTCGCGACACCCCAAACGCGATACACCTGACCAAATCGCGACAAATTAACCAGGACCAGGCTTTTTAAGGCCGTCGCGTTTTGACCatgtttgtcgcgtttcgcgacgtaCCAGGACGCAATACATGTGCTCCAAACGCAATACCTGCAGCTCTTCAACCGAATTTCAGTTTTcagctttaatttaaaagtttaggGACTGCGGTTGACAGTTTCTGATTCTGATgtgaattctgaaaatgcataagtgttaggttgacttttagtggcgctttttggtgcacacatttactgacactttcaggaacattttctgatgcacaaaattcagggtgttacataTAACGTGGTGACTGCAATCACTATGATCTGATTCATGGCCCTGAACGTAGCTTGAGAGCCCTCGATCCAGCTCGTCAAGTCTTCCCAAGAAGAACATACATGCATGTTGCAATCGAGCCACATGCGAATCTTGTGCCAAATGTCTAATGCCATCGAACATTCAAAGAATAAATGATTTTGATCCTCGATCCATTGTTGCAAACTGGACAAATAATAGAATTTAAATCTAAACCTATCGCGGATAGATTTCAACAAGCGGTAAAGAGTCTAAATTAAATTGTCAACAAAAACGCGTTAACTTTCCTTGAAAGAAACTTGAACCATGCATTTTTAGAGTGCGAAGAAGAAAGAAGGGCTCGGTCGATTGCAACTCTAGATGACTTCACATCATAAACTCGATCTGAATTCAAAGTGTACTCCCATCTATCATCTCGATCAACAAGCTGGAGCTTTTGCAGCTCCTCACAAAGTGAACATAAAAGATTCTCATTTCGACCACCAATTATATCCAATGCCACTCACCATTAATGAACTAGTCTGCAAcctcaccattttaatcatatattTTTTAATACAGATTCCAATTCAATTGATGGAAAATCCTGAATGTAATTCGGGGATAAAATTTCACTACTTACTCAAACTTTAAGATGCCATAGTTACTCAAACCTTAGGAATGCCAAGACCCCTACTAGACTCTATTAAGCTCCGCCCTATGTCGGAATCATACTTCTCTGACTCTTGCTATCTGTTTCACTCTCGTGAATGTTCTAATTTTTCTTTATTATTGAACAAATTCTATTAAAAGGTAAAAAATTTACCTCAATTTTCTattaaaggtaaaaaaaaaaaatttggactaTTTAAATGATTGTTTTACCAATTGTTAATTAAAAAGAGGAATATCGTTACTTTTAGTTTAGAACTCCATTAAAAATTTAATTATACTCCATTTTTTGATTCATAATTGATAAAACTATCGATACGTTTCCATTTAACCAATTACTCAAATCGAATAAGCTCGTAAAGTATATGAAAATATGGAACATACCTGCATATTTTCGATTAACAACGCAATAGAATCAATCCTACAACCGCACTATAATCACAAACATGATATCACTAATGTAAGTACTCGTCGCCAGATTTTGCCTCAAAGAACTGTATTATTTCAGTATGAAATGTGAATAAAAAAATTGTGTATCTTTAATATTTTTAACAGTTTTATAACTTAAAAGTAACGATACTTCACTTTTTTATTTACATTTGTTAAAACAATTATTTAAATAGTCCAATAAAAAAAATAGGTTACATTTTATAGAAAATCAAGGAAAAAAGGTTACATTTTAATGAAATTTATTATCCTTTTTTATTCATTCAACTAAAACGCGTAAGCAAAAAAAAGACGAAAATACATTTTTAGAAATGGTCGGTTCAGTAAATCATGATGAATTTACCGAAAATCGCATGGTTCCATATATAATTATAATGAGTAGTTATTCATATAGTAGTTACGTAATGGATAACTTCAACTTAGTATTCCAAATCTATTTTTTCTTTTAGTCTTGAATAATATTTCGTACGTAAGTTTATGAATGAGTATACATTAATCAAACGATGTATTCCCTTTTTGGTGTAGGTAAATACATAATGGTTTTTGGTAGATTTTAGTCCTCTCTTACTTTTTATaagtacaatttttttattttCAAGTTAGCACTAAATTTCATTATATGGTATAAAATCCAATGGTGACAAACTGGGTGGGTCGTCACATATTAAGAAAATGATTATATAgttttatgcattgagaatacattttGGTCAACTTCAACACAACAATGACATTACATATATCATAGAGATTCATAGcaaaattatcataattataagatgATCAATAATATAACGTTATTCATCGAGTCAAAACTGCTCACAGCGTGGTGGACCCCACCAACTTAGTCAGGCCGAAGGTAATCGTCATAGCCATCCACCCTCCTACGAGCACCCTAAAACAAGACTTCGCGATAGGAGTCCTCCCTAAAAAGGCTCCAATCCATCCAAAAACGACAAGTGCAACCGTTACTGCAGCCACCACCACACCCAACCTCACCTTATGGTCCACAATGAACGAAGCAGCAAGTAATGGCACAAGCGCCCCTAATATAAATGCAACCGCTGATGCTGCAGCCGCTGTCATGGGATTCGGCAGCCGTTCATTCTCACTTTCTTTATTAATTGTTTCTATTCTTTTCAAGTGAGATACTTCAATGTCAAGCTGAGAGGAAACTGACACGTATTCCCCAATAGCCATGCTACATGCACCTGCGACTAGACCAGCAAAACCGGTTAAAATCATGGCTCTGACATCATGTTTAACTGCTCCAACACCCATCATAAGAGATGCAACCGAAACTAAACCATCGTTGGCTCCTAAGACAGCTGCACGAAGCCACTGTCCTCTTTGCGAGTGGTCGAAATTTTCCTCGGCTGATTTCGTTTCAGGAGACGGAATAGTGAAGTCAGTTTGTTGAGCCATAAAGATCAATAATAGACAGGGGAATGTTGAGTTATATTAGAAAAAAAATATAGATTGGTAGGTTGCTTGTGAAAGATGTATAAGTTCCTTAAAGGTATATATAGAGGAACTTTAGTAACTGAACTTTTTTTGGTCACACCAATTGTGCAGAGTGACTCAAGCACACATTACTTTGTTGCTATATTTCCTCCTTTTTACACTAATTTCTAACCTTTTTTGAATGGCAAAACACACACTCATTACTCACATTTTATACACTCTGTATGTCTCAATTGAAATATGAATGTACAACCTCTTAGTTGATGGGTCACTCGTATATAACTAGACAAAATTGGCCCAATGCCCCAATGTACTACTTTCTATCCATTTGTTTGTGAGTTAGAAAAACTCATTACAGGATCTGTGCAAATGGTATTCTAAGAATCAACATTTGTTGCCGAATGCCAGATGACAGTAATCAAGATTCACTACTTACtagcatttttttttttacaacatatTCTATAAAAGTGTAAGTTCTAAGGCTGTCTAAGGCTGCTGATCAGCTAAAGCAGTGTATGTTctatcagtgttgtaaatctcgttATTTCTCCCCTAGATCTCGTTTTTGGAAAGCAACCGAAACGAGATGTCCATCtcgcgagatttctcggtcaacgtggtcaaagttggtcaaagtcacgattttctcgctcatttctcggattttctcgtaaTTTCTTGGATTTTCTCATAATTTCTtgaattttctcgctcatttctaatatttttcttgtaaaatctcgtaaaaatgtatataaatacaaatatacatatctttatttatttttatatatttaaataaaaaactaaaaagtcaacgtaagtcaacttcGAGATGCCGAGATCACCCAAAAATTGTCCGAACGAGATGTCCCAGAGATTCGAGTTCTCCAAACTTGCGTTCTATATGTTTATGCGAAAGCAAATCATATATTAGCTTAAATGATGCATGATTAAAGTCTTAATGAGACCTTTATCAGAGAACATGGTATGCTTCTTAGACAAATCCATCATGTTTCACAATAAGATAACATATAAGGGAAGAGCAACATCACTAGGAAGGTGGAGGCTTATGTAGGATAGCATTTTCATCATAAAGGAATGATTGGATTGATATGGGGATGTAATGCCACGCTTATTGCGTATGAAGAAGCTTGCACTCCACACTAAAGCGGCAAAGATTAATGTTCAATCAACTAGGGGAGTATAACATCCACGTTCCAACAAGATGCGACTATACTCATTCCGTTTATTAGATTAAGTGAAGAGGGTGAAGTATATACATCTAACTGAATTCAGTTGATGAAATACCAGGAATTTTgacaataatatacaaaataatccaAGACTATAATTGGTCGCATGCAGACATGCATGCTAATggataatttttttcttttttttaacaaCGATATTAGAATCATTGACAGGGGACCACTAAAGAAGCTCCCACCACCCGATTATATTCGTTCCACCTTTCAAGGATGTTCTACCAAACAACTGCCATAAGACAGGGTCTACGTGCAGTCACCCTTAGGAAGCGTAGTCACCCTTGGGAAGCACCTCC comes from Rutidosis leptorrhynchoides isolate AG116_Rl617_1_P2 chromosome 4, CSIRO_AGI_Rlap_v1, whole genome shotgun sequence and encodes:
- the LOC139845242 gene encoding vacuolar iron transporter homolog 4-like, which codes for MAQQTDFTIPSPETKSAEENFDHSQRGQWLRAAVLGANDGLVSVASLMMGVGAVKHDVRAMILTGFAGLVAGACSMAIGEYVSVSSQLDIEVSHLKRIETINKESENERLPNPMTAAAASAVAFILGALVPLLAASFIVDHKVRLGVVVAAVTVALVVFGWIGAFLGRTPIAKSCFRVLVGGWMAMTITFGLTKLVGSTTL